In Solanum stenotomum isolate F172 chromosome 6, ASM1918654v1, whole genome shotgun sequence, one DNA window encodes the following:
- the LOC125869171 gene encoding outer spore wall assembly protein SHE10-like has product MKLTKSMLSPSHARHDPPLTLPTSLSRRLKANGSIKGGQSPATFPTTTGKKRGSGFDNPEPSSPKVTCIGQVKMKTKKKVRQTRNLSNRRSDISFRKLEEERGVLIQNQRSSSVHLQAQDQCAAAVAVAHRNQRWVHLPVTIYEALRELSCLFPCRSSCFSNEKGKQEDKVNGSREVDNNNGQRRCEDVVARWLVALQDGEADDKTRGIELVVTNNVKEEEDEKMEEMQSTMRSSRRHVFEGIEFKDHDDGSVEMKEEKARVSICIPPKNALLLMRCRSDPMKMADITNRFWESPARKETNEEVEVDEKEIGENADVEELVDTENTECKVLEETSCVSVDLVENEENAEAESSKDEEKLKCHGLTPETEEQGEEESVIKALVAAVAVEVNSIVDETNNQLLESEKKEEEDSSIQSFSSFSENEEDETLDEEQEEERFKSIIKKVIEETLLLEHIDRADAKQIQHEHREEEEAKSDAAFSNNEIEKESRKQQNESILPDCLLLMMCEPKLSMEVSKETWVYSSTELKQAKTVTKKKKNEIPEDPKRRRSIDKSKQQRLLQPPRSSCSFPATGVSPAMSMATMIEQKLVNSVAYEPLVLTRCKSEPMRTAAGVTAKLVPETCFWKNMKIEPHRRATFGFGAAGVGF; this is encoded by the coding sequence atgaaaCTAACCAAATCCATGCTTAGTCCTAGCCATGCTCGGCATGATCCACCTCTTACTCTTCCCACTTCCCTCAGCCGGAGGCTGAAAGCTAATGGCAGCATTAAAGGTGGACAATCCCCAGCTACTTTTCCTACTACCACCGGAAAGAAACGAGGGTCGGGTTTTGATAACCCGGAACCTTCGTCTCCGAAGGTGACTTGTATTGGTCAGGTGAAAatgaagacgaagaagaaagTTAGGCAAACACGGAATTTGTCTAATAGAAGGAGTGATATAAGTTTCAGGAAGTTGGAAGAAGAAAGGGGAGTTTTGATTCAGAATCAGAGGAGTTCTAGTGTGCATTTACAGGCGCAAGATCAATGTGCTGCGGCGGTGGCGGTGGCGCATAGAAATCAGAGATGGGTACATTTGCCAGTGACGATATATGAAGCTTTGAGAGAGTTAAGCTGTTTGTTTCCATGTCGGTCTTCGTGTTTTTCGAATGAGAAAGGAAAACAAGAGGATAAAGTTAATGGATCTAGAGAAGTTGATAATAATAATGGGCAGAGGAGATGTGAGGATGTTGTTGCTAGATGGCTAGTTGCATTGCAAGATGGTGAAGCAGATGACAAAACCAGAGGGATTGAGTTGGTGGTGACGAATAATgtgaaggaagaagaagacgagAAAATGGAGGAAATGCAAAGTACTATGAGAAGCTCAAGAAGGCATGTGTTTGAAGGTATTGAGTTTAAGGATCATGATGATGGGAGTGTTGAAATGAAGGAAGAGAAAGCCAGAGTTAGCATTTGCATTCCGCCTAAAAATGCTTTGCTTCTAATGAGATGTCGATCTGATCCTATGAAAATGGCGGATATTACTAATCGATTCTGGGAATCACCTGCTCGAAAAGAAACtaatgaagaagttgaagtaGATGAGAAAGAAATCGGAGAAAATGCGGATGTGGAAGAACTAGTAGATACAGAAAACACCGAATGCAAAGTACTAGAGGAAACTAGTTGTGTTTCTGTAGATCTTGTGGAAAATGAAGAGAATGCAGAAGCAGAAAGTAGTAAAGATGAAGAAAAGCTCAAATGCCATGGATTAACACCAGAAACAGAGGAACAAGGTGAAGAAGAGAGTGTGATAAAGGCACTTGTAGCAGCAGTAGCAGTAGAAGTAAACTCCATTGTTGATGAAACAAATAATCAACTCCTTGAAtcagagaaaaaagaagaagaagacagcAGCATTCAGAGTTTTTCCTCTTTCTCAGAAAACGAAGAAGATGAAACATTGGacgaagaacaagaagaagagagaTTCAAATCAATTATTAAAAAGGTAATTGAAGAAACACTTTTGTTAGAACACATTGATAGAGCAGATGCAAAACAAATTCAACACGAAcacagagaagaagaagaagcaaaatcTGATGCAGCATTTTCAAACAATGAAATCGAAAAAGAATCGCGAAAACAACAGAACGAATCAATTCTTCCAGATTGCTTGCTACTAATGATGTGCGAACCCAAACTATCCATGGAAGTTTCCAAGGAAACATGGGTATACAGCAGCACCGAACTGAAACAAGCTAAAACAgtgacgaagaagaagaagaatgaaattCCCGAGGATCCAAAGAGAAGGCGAAGCATTGACAAGAGTAAACAACAACGCCTCCTACAACCACCAAGGTCATCGTGTTCTTTTCCGGCGACCGGAGTTTCGCCGGCCATGTCCATGGCAACGATGATAGAGCAGAAACTGGTAAACTCAGTGGCGTACGAGCCGTTAGTGTTGACAAGGTGCAAGTCGGAGCCGATGAGGACGGCGGCAGGGGTAACGGCTAAGCTTGTGCCGGAGACTTGTTTCTGGAAGAATATGAAGATTGAGCCACATCGACGAGCGACGTTTGGGTTCGGGGCGGCTGGAGTCGGGTTTTGA